From a single Heliomicrobium undosum genomic region:
- a CDS encoding NCS2 family permease, whose protein sequence is MLEKLFHLKAKGTDAATEITAGITTFMTMAYILAVNPGILSATGMSKDAVFFATCVGAGLVTIAMGIYVNFPVALAPGMGLNAYFAVVASQRGGIPWDMALGAVFISGLIFIVLTVTQVRQLLIEAVPTSLKKAITAGIGLFITIIGLKLAHLTVASLHLGPSLGNVTGSGGYGQLLYFEWDLIIGSFLKPDTMLALFGLVLTAILMSMRVRGALLIGIVTTTLLGIPMGVTKIGDFAFTWPAFNDLAVGSLNIAGALELGLISVVLTFTFVELFDTFGTLVGTAGRAGLLDEKGRSPQIGKAMLVDAAGVSLGAFLGTSTITAYVESAAGIGEGGRTGLTAVTTGVLFLLALVLAPFFRLIPDAATAPALIIVGVLMIGVVRDIDFDDFTDAFPAFLTFTLMPFTYNIANGIAAGIVFYTILKAVTGKARQVHWLMYLLTILVIWRYVTLGGH, encoded by the coding sequence GTGCTGGAAAAACTGTTTCACCTAAAAGCCAAAGGGACCGACGCAGCCACAGAGATCACCGCTGGGATCACCACCTTCATGACCATGGCCTACATTCTGGCCGTCAATCCGGGGATCCTTTCCGCTACCGGTATGAGCAAGGACGCTGTCTTTTTTGCCACCTGTGTGGGCGCGGGGCTCGTCACCATCGCCATGGGGATCTATGTCAATTTTCCCGTCGCCCTTGCGCCGGGGATGGGGCTTAACGCCTACTTTGCCGTCGTCGCCTCCCAGAGGGGCGGCATCCCCTGGGACATGGCCCTCGGGGCGGTCTTTATCTCGGGCCTCATCTTCATCGTGCTCACCGTCACCCAGGTGCGCCAACTGCTCATCGAGGCGGTGCCCACGTCCCTGAAGAAGGCGATCACCGCCGGCATCGGGCTCTTCATCACCATCATCGGCTTGAAGCTGGCCCACCTGACCGTGGCCAGCCTCCACCTGGGACCGTCACTGGGCAATGTGACCGGCTCAGGCGGCTACGGACAACTCCTGTACTTTGAATGGGACCTCATCATCGGCAGTTTCCTGAAACCGGACACCATGTTGGCCCTCTTCGGGCTGGTCCTGACGGCGATCCTGATGTCCATGCGGGTCCGGGGGGCACTCCTGATCGGGATTGTCACGACCACCCTGCTGGGGATACCCATGGGCGTCACCAAAATCGGCGACTTCGCCTTTACCTGGCCCGCCTTCAATGACCTGGCCGTCGGTTCCTTGAACATCGCCGGCGCGCTGGAACTGGGTCTCATCTCTGTCGTGCTGACCTTCACCTTCGTGGAACTCTTCGACACCTTCGGCACCCTTGTCGGCACGGCCGGAAGGGCGGGGCTGCTTGATGAGAAGGGGCGCTCTCCCCAAATCGGCAAAGCGATGCTCGTCGATGCCGCTGGTGTCAGCCTCGGCGCCTTCCTCGGCACCTCGACGATCACCGCCTACGTCGAATCGGCCGCCGGCATCGGCGAAGGCGGGCGGACCGGCCTCACCGCCGTCACCACCGGCGTTCTCTTCCTGCTGGCCCTCGTCCTAGCGCCTTTCTTCCGCCTCATCCCTGACGCCGCCACCGCCCCGGCCCTGATCATCGTCGGCGTCCTTATGATCGGCGTCGTCCGCGACATCGACTTCGACGACTTCACCGACGCCTTCCCCGCCTTCCTCACCTTCACTCTCATGCCCTTCACCTACAACATCGCCAACGGCATCGCCGCCGGCATCGTCTTCTACACGATCCTCAAAGCCGTCACCGGCAAAGCCCGCCAGGTCCACTGGCTCATGTACCTGCTGACGATTCTTGTCATTTGGCGGTATGTGACGCTAGGGGGGCACTAA
- the purE gene encoding 5-(carboxyamino)imidazole ribonucleotide mutase codes for MSQLTDKPLVGIIMGSDSDLKVMRDAAEALEEFGVKSEMIVASAHRTPDRAARYAQTAEERGIEVLIAGAGMAAHLPGVIAAFTVLPVIGVPLQSGALRGWDSLLAIAQMPPGVPVATVAVDGAKNAGLLAVQILGGKHPHLREKFKAYKEKMVRQVEKKDANLGDPRPVF; via the coding sequence ATGAGCCAGTTAACCGACAAACCCCTCGTCGGCATCATCATGGGCAGCGACTCTGACCTGAAGGTCATGAGAGACGCAGCCGAAGCCCTCGAAGAATTCGGCGTCAAGTCCGAAATGATCGTCGCCTCCGCCCACCGCACCCCTGACCGCGCCGCCCGCTACGCCCAGACGGCTGAGGAGCGCGGCATCGAGGTGCTCATCGCCGGCGCCGGCATGGCGGCCCACCTGCCCGGTGTCATCGCCGCCTTCACCGTCCTGCCTGTCATCGGCGTTCCCCTCCAATCGGGCGCCCTCCGCGGCTGGGACAGCCTGCTGGCCATCGCCCAGATGCCCCCTGGCGTCCCTGTGGCGACGGTGGCCGTCGACGGCGCCAAAAACGCCGGATTGCTGGCCGTCCAGATCCTCGGCGGCAAACACCCCCACCTGCGGGAGAAGTTCAAAGCCTACAAGGAAAAAATGGTCCGCCAGGTAGAAAAGAAAGATGCAAATTTGGGGGATCCGAGACCGGTATTTTAG
- the purB gene encoding adenylosuccinate lyase yields the protein MIERYTLKEMGAIWADENRFRKWLDVEVAACEALAVLGKIPQEAFEAIRDKADFNVQRILEIEEVTKHDVLAFLTNVAEYVGEESKYVHMGMTSSDVLDTSLSLQMREAGEIILQKLKKLREVIGERAKEHKYTVMVGRTHGIHAEPVTFGLKLALWYDEVGRCIKRMNHAIDTISVGAISGAVGTFAQIDPFVEEYACRKLGLRPAPISTQVIQRDRHAEYMTTLAVIGSSLDKFATELRNLQRTDIHEVEEAFSKGQKGSSAMPHKKNPITSERVAGLARVLRGNALAAMENVALWHERDITHSSVERVIVPDSTILLDYMLAKMIDIVANLNVFPEHMQENLEKTLGLVNSQRVMLALVDKGALRETAYHWVQRNALKAWEVKRPFKELVLEDSEIMEKLSPAEVEGLFDYDYHIKHVDTLFKRVGL from the coding sequence ATGATCGAACGTTACACACTCAAAGAAATGGGCGCCATCTGGGCCGACGAAAACCGTTTCCGCAAATGGCTCGACGTAGAGGTGGCCGCCTGCGAGGCCTTAGCCGTTCTGGGCAAGATCCCCCAGGAGGCTTTTGAAGCCATCCGCGACAAGGCCGATTTCAACGTCCAGCGGATCCTGGAAATTGAAGAAGTGACCAAACACGACGTTCTCGCTTTCCTCACCAATGTCGCTGAGTATGTCGGTGAGGAATCCAAATATGTCCACATGGGCATGACCTCCTCGGACGTGCTCGACACCTCCCTGTCCTTGCAGATGCGCGAGGCCGGCGAGATCATCCTCCAGAAGCTGAAGAAGCTGCGCGAGGTTATCGGCGAGCGGGCCAAGGAGCACAAGTACACCGTCATGGTCGGCCGCACCCATGGCATCCATGCCGAGCCGGTCACTTTCGGCCTCAAGCTCGCCCTCTGGTACGACGAGGTGGGCCGCTGCATCAAGCGGATGAACCACGCCATCGACACGATCAGCGTGGGCGCCATCTCCGGCGCTGTGGGCACCTTCGCCCAGATCGATCCCTTCGTCGAAGAATACGCCTGCCGCAAGCTGGGCCTCCGTCCGGCCCCCATCTCCACCCAGGTCATCCAGCGGGACCGCCATGCCGAGTACATGACCACCCTGGCTGTCATCGGCTCGTCGCTGGACAAGTTCGCTACGGAACTGCGCAACCTGCAGCGCACTGACATCCATGAGGTGGAAGAGGCCTTCTCCAAAGGGCAAAAAGGCTCCTCCGCCATGCCCCACAAGAAAAACCCGATCACGTCGGAGCGCGTCGCCGGCCTGGCCCGGGTGCTGCGCGGCAACGCCCTGGCGGCCATGGAGAACGTGGCCCTCTGGCATGAGCGGGACATCACCCACTCCTCGGTGGAGCGCGTCATCGTCCCTGACTCGACGATCCTCCTCGACTACATGCTGGCCAAGATGATCGATATCGTCGCCAACCTGAACGTCTTCCCGGAACACATGCAAGAGAACCTGGAAAAAACCCTGGGCCTTGTCAACAGCCAGCGGGTCATGCTCGCCCTCGTCGACAAGGGCGCCCTGCGCGAGACGGCCTACCACTGGGTCCAGCGCAACGCCCTCAAGGCCTGGGAGGTCAAGCGGCCCTTCAAGGAACTGGTCCTCGAAGACAGCGAGATCATGGAAAAACTGAGCCCCGCCGAAGTGGAAGGCCTCTTCGATTACGACTACCACATCAAGCATGTGGACACCCTCTTCAAGCGGGTCGGTCTGTAA
- the purC gene encoding phosphoribosylaminoimidazolesuccinocarboxamide synthase, with the protein MSKLEQIYEGKAKKVFRTESPDIYWIEYKDSATAFNGEKKAEIENKGVLNNRISALFFQYLAKQGVPSHFVELINDREMLVKSLQIIPVEVVARNTVAGSLAKRVGQPEGTPLAKPVLEFYYKDDALGDPMINEYHIAAMEWATPEQMDVIKVIALKVNEILKEFLAGLNIDLVDFKLEFGLHNGEVLLGDEISPDTCRFWDSRTKEKLDKDRFRRDMGGLEEAYQEILNRLESKLKG; encoded by the coding sequence CTGAGCAAACTGGAACAGATCTACGAAGGAAAAGCCAAAAAAGTCTTCCGGACCGAAAGCCCGGACATCTACTGGATCGAGTACAAGGACTCGGCCACGGCCTTCAACGGCGAGAAGAAGGCGGAGATCGAGAACAAGGGCGTCCTCAACAACCGCATCTCGGCCCTCTTTTTTCAATACTTGGCCAAGCAAGGGGTTCCGTCCCACTTCGTTGAACTGATCAACGACCGGGAGATGCTCGTCAAGTCCCTCCAGATCATCCCCGTCGAGGTGGTTGCCCGCAACACCGTCGCCGGCTCCCTGGCCAAGCGCGTCGGCCAGCCGGAAGGCACGCCGCTGGCCAAGCCCGTCCTCGAGTTTTACTACAAGGACGACGCCCTCGGCGACCCGATGATCAACGAATACCACATCGCCGCTATGGAATGGGCCACGCCGGAACAGATGGACGTCATCAAAGTCATCGCTCTCAAGGTCAACGAGATCCTCAAGGAATTCTTGGCCGGCTTGAACATCGACCTCGTTGACTTCAAACTGGAGTTCGGCCTCCACAACGGCGAGGTGCTCCTGGGTGACGAGATCTCGCCCGACACCTGCCGCTTCTGGGACAGCCGGACGAAGGAAAAACTGGACAAGGACCGTTTCCGCCGCGATATGGGCGGCCTTGAAGAGGCCTACCAGGAGATCCTGAATCGACTGGAGAGCAAGCTGAAGGGGTAA
- a CDS encoding phosphoribosylformylglycinamidine synthase subunit PurS, with the protein MVKAKIIITVKAGFRDPQREALEERLRQGGDELAAPTMPAAQAVPAGLRTGRYVEFLLDTDDVEAARRQAEDFCRRRLINEVLEAFTCEIEPLSN; encoded by the coding sequence ATGGTTAAAGCGAAGATCATCATCACCGTCAAAGCCGGCTTCCGCGATCCCCAGCGCGAGGCGCTCGAAGAGCGGCTCCGGCAGGGTGGCGACGAGCTGGCCGCGCCTACCATGCCGGCAGCGCAAGCCGTGCCTGCCGGCCTCCGAACGGGTCGCTACGTCGAGTTTCTCCTCGATACGGATGATGTGGAGGCGGCCCGGCGGCAGGCGGAAGACTTCTGCCGCCGGCGGCTAATCAACGAGGTTTTAGAAGCCTTCACCTGTGAGATTGAACCCTTGTCAAACTAA
- the purF gene encoding amidophosphoribosyltransferase codes for MSYECTHELPWDKMEEECGVLGIYGPGKDVARLAYFGLFALQHRGQESAGIAVGNDQEIVFHKGMGLVTEAFDERKLKELQGNVAVGHVRYSTTGSSLLANAQPLIFRYSKGMMAVAHNGNLTNASEMRHNLAVTGAIFQTTTDTEVVVNLLARYGQSSLEEALIKTMIDIKGSYSLLVMTEKRLLAVRDPHGVRPLCLGRLGDAYVVASESCALDTLGADFVRDIEPGEIISIDENGLVSLKALTKPRRAACIFEYIYFARPDSVIDGISVNQARRAMGRQLARECKIDADIVIGVPDSGTAAAMGYAQESGIPFDQGLMKNRYVGRTFIQPTQEIRAQSVRLKLNAVSKAVEGKRVIMIDDSIVRGTTSGKIVQMLRHAGAKEVHMLVSSPPITHPCYYGIDTSVRKELVAATKTITEIREMIGAESLHYLSQEGLLRAMTEQNPDIAEDNYCMACFCGSYPIEIPIGLDKYAMEGCGC; via the coding sequence ATGTCATACGAATGCACCCACGAGCTTCCTTGGGACAAAATGGAGGAAGAGTGCGGCGTTCTCGGGATCTACGGGCCCGGCAAAGACGTGGCCCGGTTGGCGTACTTCGGCCTCTTCGCCCTGCAGCACCGCGGGCAGGAGAGCGCCGGCATCGCTGTCGGCAATGACCAGGAGATCGTCTTCCACAAGGGCATGGGCCTCGTCACGGAAGCCTTTGACGAGCGGAAGCTGAAGGAACTGCAAGGGAACGTGGCCGTCGGCCATGTGCGCTACTCGACGACCGGTTCCAGCCTGCTCGCCAACGCCCAGCCCCTGATCTTCCGCTACAGCAAGGGCATGATGGCGGTGGCCCACAACGGCAATCTGACCAACGCGTCGGAGATGCGCCACAATCTGGCCGTCACTGGGGCCATCTTCCAGACGACAACCGACACCGAGGTGGTCGTCAACCTGCTGGCCCGCTACGGCCAGTCTTCCCTGGAAGAAGCCCTGATCAAGACGATGATCGATATCAAAGGCTCCTACTCGCTGCTGGTCATGACAGAAAAGCGGCTGTTGGCTGTCCGCGACCCTCACGGCGTCCGCCCCCTCTGCCTGGGCCGCCTGGGTGACGCCTATGTGGTCGCCTCTGAGTCCTGCGCCCTGGACACCCTGGGCGCCGACTTCGTCCGCGACATCGAACCGGGCGAGATCATCTCCATCGATGAAAACGGCCTCGTCTCCCTGAAGGCGCTGACCAAGCCGCGCCGGGCCGCCTGCATCTTTGAATACATCTACTTCGCCCGTCCCGACTCGGTCATCGACGGCATCAGCGTCAACCAGGCCCGCCGGGCCATGGGCCGCCAACTGGCGCGCGAATGCAAGATCGACGCTGACATCGTCATCGGCGTTCCCGACTCCGGCACGGCGGCAGCCATGGGTTACGCCCAGGAATCAGGCATCCCCTTTGACCAGGGCCTGATGAAAAACCGCTACGTGGGCCGCACCTTCATCCAGCCCACCCAGGAGATCCGCGCCCAGTCGGTGCGCCTGAAGTTGAACGCCGTCTCCAAGGCGGTGGAAGGCAAGCGGGTGATCATGATCGACGACTCCATCGTCCGCGGCACCACAAGCGGCAAGATCGTCCAGATGCTGCGCCACGCCGGGGCGAAAGAGGTGCACATGCTCGTCTCCTCGCCGCCGATCACCCATCCCTGCTACTACGGCATCGACACGTCGGTGCGCAAGGAACTGGTGGCGGCCACCAAGACGATCACAGAGATCCGAGAGATGATCGGCGCCGAAAGCCTGCACTACCTCTCCCAGGAGGGGCTGTTGCGGGCGATGACGGAACAAAACCCCGACATCGCCGAAGACAACTACTGCATGGCCTGTTTCTGCGGCAGTTACCCCATTGAAATCCCCATCGGCTTGGACAAGTACGCCATGGAAGGCTGCGGCTGCTAG
- the purM gene encoding phosphoribosylformylglycinamidine cyclo-ligase has protein sequence MTEQQKQAGLTYAQAGVDITAGNRAVELMKGQVRSTFRPEVLTDIGGFGGLFALNARKYEEPVLVSGTDGVGTKLRVAMLMDRHDTIGIDCVAMCANDILVQGAEPLFFLDYLAVGKLVPEKVAAIVSGVAEGCRQAGCALIGGETAEMPGFYAEEDYDVAGFCVGVADRKKLIDGSTIRPGDVMLAIPSSGLHSNGYSLARKVFFDHAGHSVDTFLPELGKTVGEELLTPTRIYVKPVLALLEKVAVKGMAHITGGGLTENIPRVLPAGTQAAIELGSWPVPPVFTALQAKGNVAGAEMLRTFNCGVGFILVVSPEEADQAVDILTEMGETCHRIGVIEQNAHGADATPEVVYSGVMVWERGEAE, from the coding sequence ATGACGGAGCAACAAAAACAGGCAGGCCTGACCTACGCCCAGGCGGGCGTCGACATCACCGCCGGTAACCGGGCCGTCGAACTGATGAAGGGCCAGGTCCGGAGCACTTTCCGGCCCGAAGTCCTCACTGACATCGGCGGTTTCGGCGGCCTCTTCGCCCTCAATGCCCGCAAGTATGAAGAACCGGTCCTCGTCTCCGGCACCGACGGCGTCGGCACCAAGCTGCGCGTCGCCATGCTGATGGACCGCCATGACACGATCGGCATCGACTGTGTGGCCATGTGCGCCAACGACATCCTCGTCCAGGGCGCCGAACCGCTCTTTTTCCTCGACTACCTGGCTGTCGGCAAACTGGTCCCCGAAAAGGTGGCCGCCATCGTCTCCGGCGTCGCCGAGGGCTGCCGCCAGGCCGGCTGCGCCCTCATCGGCGGCGAAACGGCCGAGATGCCCGGCTTTTACGCCGAAGAGGATTATGACGTGGCCGGCTTCTGCGTCGGCGTGGCCGACCGCAAAAAATTGATCGACGGCTCGACCATCCGCCCTGGCGATGTGATGCTCGCCATCCCCTCGTCAGGTCTGCACAGCAACGGCTACTCGCTGGCCCGCAAGGTCTTCTTCGACCATGCCGGCCACAGCGTCGACACCTTCCTGCCTGAACTCGGCAAAACCGTCGGCGAGGAACTGCTGACGCCGACGCGCATCTATGTGAAGCCCGTCCTCGCGTTGCTGGAAAAAGTGGCCGTCAAGGGCATGGCCCACATCACCGGCGGCGGCCTGACGGAAAATATCCCCCGCGTCCTCCCGGCGGGTACCCAGGCGGCCATTGAACTGGGAAGCTGGCCTGTGCCGCCTGTCTTCACCGCGCTCCAGGCCAAGGGGAATGTTGCTGGCGCAGAGATGCTGCGCACCTTTAACTGCGGCGTCGGCTTCATCCTCGTTGTTTCCCCGGAAGAAGCGGACCAGGCTGTCGATATCTTGACGGAGATGGGGGAAACCTGTCACCGTATCGGCGTGATTGAGCAGAACGCCCATGGCGCCGATGCTACGCCTGAGGTGGTCTACTCGGGGGTCATGGTCTGGGAGCGGGGGGAAGCCGAATGA
- the purN gene encoding phosphoribosylglycinamide formyltransferase: MTLKLGVLASGRGSNLQAVLDAIDAGRLDAQVVMVLSNRQDALALERAASRGIPSIYLPPSDYPQRPDYDRKLAELLKSAGADALLLAGYMRLITTELLEAFPGRIINIHPALLPAFPGLHAQRQAIDHGVRFSGCTVHFVDEGLDSGPIILQAVVPVLIDDNEDTLAARILKEEHRILPEALQRMAEGRLRIEGRRVIIE; this comes from the coding sequence ATGACGCTGAAGCTCGGCGTCCTCGCCTCCGGGCGCGGCTCCAACCTGCAAGCCGTCCTCGACGCGATCGACGCCGGCCGCCTCGACGCCCAGGTCGTCATGGTGCTGTCCAACCGCCAGGACGCATTGGCGCTGGAGCGGGCGGCGTCGCGCGGCATCCCTTCCATCTATTTGCCGCCGTCAGACTACCCCCAGCGACCCGACTATGACCGCAAGCTGGCCGAACTGCTGAAAAGCGCCGGCGCCGACGCGCTGCTACTGGCCGGATACATGCGGCTGATCACGACAGAACTGCTGGAGGCCTTTCCCGGTCGGATCATCAACATCCACCCAGCTCTGTTGCCGGCCTTTCCTGGCCTGCACGCCCAGCGCCAGGCCATCGACCACGGCGTTCGCTTTTCCGGCTGCACCGTCCACTTTGTCGACGAGGGGCTCGACTCGGGACCGATCATCCTCCAGGCCGTCGTTCCCGTCCTGATCGACGACAATGAAGACACCCTGGCGGCCCGTATTTTAAAGGAAGAACACCGCATCCTGCCGGAGGCGTTGCAACGGATGGCCGAAGGCCGGCTGCGGATCGAGGGCCGGCGGGTGATCATCGAGTAA
- the purH gene encoding bifunctional phosphoribosylaminoimidazolecarboxamide formyltransferase/IMP cyclohydrolase yields the protein MNRRALISVSDKTGVVEFARGLAELGFEIVSTGGTYKTIKAAGVPVTYVTEITGFPEILDGRVKTLHPKVHGGILARRTPEHLAQLEAHAIVPIDVVAVNLYPFRETVAKPGVTREDAVENIDIGGPAMVRASAKNHESVAIVVNPARYEAVLAELQQSGIVSEATRRALAREAFAHTAEYDAAIAAYLAAEEGEGDPFAGIFAPGKVEKVQDLRYGENPHQKAAFYRETGYQGAGAGTAKQRWGKELSFNNLLDLNAALELAREFDRPAAAIIKHNNPCGVAVAATLKEAYEKAFAADPVSAFGGIIAFNVAVDADTANEVVKTFMEAVIAPSFDEAAIEILQQKKGLRIMEAGPLANSAPATADVKKIRGGFLVQEADLGAVTADQIQVVTERAPEEGELADLLFAWKVVKHVKSNAIVIAKDGVAIGVGAGQMNRVGSAQIALEQAKDSQALGGNNGVDSDNCPASQGAVLASDAFLPFKDTVETAARYGIRAVIQPGGSVRDAESIEACNRLGVAMVFTGMRHFKH from the coding sequence ATGAACCGTCGCGCCCTTATCAGCGTCTCCGACAAGACCGGCGTCGTGGAATTCGCCCGGGGTTTGGCTGAACTCGGTTTTGAAATCGTTTCCACCGGCGGTACATACAAGACGATCAAGGCCGCCGGCGTTCCCGTCACCTATGTGACCGAGATCACCGGTTTTCCCGAGATCCTCGACGGCCGCGTCAAGACCCTCCACCCGAAAGTCCACGGCGGCATCCTGGCCCGCCGGACACCGGAACACCTCGCCCAGTTGGAGGCCCATGCCATCGTCCCCATCGACGTGGTGGCTGTCAACCTCTACCCCTTCCGCGAGACCGTCGCCAAGCCGGGCGTGACCCGGGAAGACGCCGTCGAGAACATCGACATCGGCGGACCGGCTATGGTCCGGGCGTCGGCGAAAAACCACGAGTCGGTAGCCATTGTCGTCAACCCGGCCCGTTACGAAGCAGTGCTGGCCGAACTGCAACAGAGCGGAATCGTCTCGGAAGCGACCCGCCGCGCCTTGGCCCGGGAAGCCTTCGCCCATACGGCCGAGTATGATGCCGCCATCGCCGCTTACCTGGCGGCTGAAGAGGGCGAGGGCGACCCCTTCGCAGGCATCTTCGCCCCCGGCAAGGTGGAAAAAGTGCAGGACCTGCGCTATGGCGAAAACCCGCACCAGAAGGCCGCCTTCTACCGCGAAACCGGCTACCAGGGCGCTGGCGCCGGAACGGCAAAACAACGCTGGGGCAAGGAACTGTCCTTCAACAACCTCCTCGACCTGAACGCCGCCCTGGAACTGGCCCGCGAATTCGACCGGCCCGCAGCCGCCATCATCAAGCACAACAACCCCTGCGGCGTCGCCGTCGCAGCCACTTTAAAAGAAGCCTATGAAAAGGCTTTTGCCGCCGACCCGGTCTCCGCTTTTGGCGGCATCATCGCCTTCAACGTCGCCGTTGACGCTGACACCGCCAACGAGGTCGTCAAGACCTTTATGGAGGCTGTCATTGCGCCCTCCTTTGACGAAGCGGCGATCGAGATCCTCCAGCAGAAAAAGGGCCTGCGCATCATGGAAGCAGGACCTCTCGCCAACAGCGCTCCGGCGACAGCCGATGTGAAGAAGATCCGCGGCGGTTTCCTCGTCCAGGAGGCCGACCTGGGCGCCGTCACCGCTGATCAAATCCAGGTCGTCACCGAACGGGCGCCGGAAGAAGGGGAACTGGCCGACCTGCTCTTCGCCTGGAAGGTCGTCAAGCATGTCAAGTCAAACGCCATCGTCATCGCCAAAGACGGCGTGGCCATCGGCGTCGGCGCCGGCCAGATGAACCGCGTCGGTTCGGCCCAGATCGCCCTCGAACAGGCGAAAGACTCTCAGGCCCTCGGCGGCAACAACGGCGTCGATAGCGACAACTGCCCAGCCTCGCAAGGCGCTGTCCTCGCCTCTGACGCATTCCTGCCTTTCAAAGATACGGTGGAAACGGCTGCCCGTTACGGGATCCGCGCCGTTATCCAGCCAGGCGGTTCGGTTCGTGACGCCGAATCGATCGAAGCCTGCAACCGTCTCGGCGTCGCCATGGTCTTCACCGGAATGCGCCACTTCAAGCACTAA
- the purD gene encoding phosphoribosylamine--glycine ligase, producing MKILVVGGGGREHALVWKLKQSPRVAEVYCAPGNAGIAQIAHCVDIKADDVTGILTFAWEKRIDLTVVGPEAPLSAGIVDVFNDHEMRIFGPTKKAAEIEGSKAFSKDLMQKYDIPTAAYGVFTEIEPALQFIDKLAATRLAEAGCPCVVKADGLAAGKGVIVAADVAEAKEAVRSMLEGNAFGDAGRRVVIEEFLEGEEVSILAFTDGDHVIPMVSAQDHKRIFDGDQGPNTGGMGAYSPAPVYTEALAREVEKTVLLPTVQAMKAEGRPYRGVLYAGLMVTAQGPKVLEYNARFGDPETQPVLMRMQTDLVDVIEAILENRLDQQQIEWSSDATVCVVMAAGGYPGDYEKGKPISGLDDALPGVEVFHAGTAPKDDQIVTAGGRVLGVTAKGPTIREAIDLAYRQVERIRFDGVQFRRDIGRLALERL from the coding sequence TTGAAAATCCTCGTCGTCGGCGGCGGCGGACGGGAACATGCCCTCGTCTGGAAACTGAAGCAGAGCCCCCGCGTCGCCGAGGTCTACTGTGCCCCCGGCAACGCCGGGATCGCCCAGATCGCGCACTGCGTCGATATCAAAGCCGATGACGTGACCGGCATCCTGACTTTCGCCTGGGAAAAGCGCATCGACTTGACTGTCGTCGGGCCGGAAGCGCCTCTGTCGGCAGGCATCGTCGATGTCTTCAATGACCATGAGATGCGCATCTTCGGACCTACGAAAAAAGCGGCTGAAATCGAGGGCTCCAAGGCCTTTTCCAAGGATCTGATGCAGAAATACGACATCCCGACGGCCGCTTACGGTGTCTTCACCGAGATCGAGCCTGCCCTCCAGTTTATCGACAAACTGGCTGCCACCCGTCTCGCCGAAGCAGGCTGCCCCTGTGTAGTCAAAGCCGACGGCCTTGCAGCGGGCAAGGGTGTCATCGTCGCCGCCGATGTGGCCGAAGCGAAGGAGGCCGTCCGCTCCATGCTGGAGGGCAACGCCTTCGGCGACGCCGGACGGCGCGTCGTCATTGAAGAGTTCCTGGAAGGCGAGGAAGTGAGCATCCTGGCCTTCACCGACGGCGATCATGTGATCCCCATGGTGTCCGCCCAGGACCACAAGCGCATCTTCGACGGCGACCAGGGCCCGAACACAGGCGGCATGGGCGCCTATTCGCCCGCCCCCGTCTACACGGAGGCACTGGCTCGTGAAGTCGAGAAGACTGTCTTGCTGCCCACCGTCCAGGCGATGAAAGCCGAGGGGCGGCCCTACCGGGGTGTCCTCTATGCCGGACTGATGGTCACCGCCCAGGGGCCGAAGGTGCTCGAATACAACGCCCGCTTCGGCGATCCCGAGACACAGCCGGTGCTGATGCGCATGCAGACCGACCTAGTCGACGTCATCGAGGCTATCCTGGAAAACCGCCTCGATCAGCAGCAGATTGAATGGAGCAGTGACGCCACCGTCTGTGTCGTCATGGCCGCCGGCGGTTATCCGGGGGACTACGAAAAAGGCAAGCCCATCTCCGGGCTTGACGATGCGCTGCCCGGTGTCGAGGTCTTCCACGCCGGCACAGCCCCTAAGGACGACCAAATCGTCACGGCTGGCGGGCGCGTCCTCGGCGTGACGGCCAAAGGGCCGACCATCCGTGAAGCCATCGACCTGGCCTACCGGCAAGTGGAACGGATCCGTTTTGACGGCGTACAGTTTCGCAGGGACATCGGACGTCTCGCCCTGGAGCGATTGTAA